The Phormidium sp. PBR-2020 DNA segment CGAGTTCCTCCCCTAACTCTACATCGAGAAGTTGGGAGGTACAGGTTTCATAGTCTCGAAGGGTTCCGCCGCGATAACGACTGGGATAGAAGGGTGAGGCAGCCACGGGAACCGCGGCCCCCAAGATGGTACTAAGACCAATACTGGCCAGGAGACCCTTGGCAATTGGGTTCATGAATCCTGTCTCCAACAAAAAAGTAAGTGAACTAATGGCTAGCGTACTGGAATTGAGGAGCGATCGGCAGCCCCGTGGGTTCCCAAGTCCCAGGAAATTTCCGGCCGGGGTTTTGAACTGCTGCCATGTTAGGCTCTATAATAGAGTGCTTGGGTGAAATTTTGTTTGCCAGCACACCACCAAAGGAATCCAAAAGTTAAGCTGTATGTCACGATATCGAGGACCTCGTCTGAGAGTAGTTCGCCGTCTGGGAACCTTGCCCGGCCTAACCCGCAAAGATCCAAAGCGGAGTTATCCCCCCGGTCAACATGGTCAGGGACGACGCAAACGCTCTGAATACGCCGTTCGGCTAGAAGAAAAGCAAAAACTTCGCTTCAACTACGGCGTGACGGAGAAACAACTGCTCCGTTATGTGAAAAAAGCCCGTCGTCTCCCCGGTTCGACCGGACAGGTGCTTCTGCAACTGCTGGAGATGCGCCTAGATAACACGGTATTCCGTCTCGGTATGGCTCCGACGATCCCAGCGGCTCGTCAGTTGGTAAATCACGGACATATTTGTGTCAATGGTCGCCGCGTCAATATTGCCAGTTATAACTGCCGTCCCGGTGACATCATCACCGTGAGAAATACTGAGAAGTCCCGCGAGATGGTTAAGACCAATCTTGACTCTCCCGGCTTGGCCAACATCCCTTCCCACCTCGTCTTGGATAAAGACAAGCTCGAAGGGCAGGTCAATGGCGTGGTTGAGCGGGAATGGATCGCGCTACAAATTAACGAACTGCTAGTGATTGAGTACTACTCTCGTCAAGCTTAGACCGTTCCGGTTCCCAATTTGGGATTGGCTATTCTTGGAGTCGTCTCGGCTCTGGGGATAGCTAATTTTTTGGGCAGAATTCACTCTACTCCCTATTTTCCTCATGAAAGCAACCTTTGTTCCCTGGCTCCATATGCACCAACCCCCGATTTGGTGGAATCACCGGCCGATGGGAAATCTAGAGAAAATGCTCAACGGTGACCCCAACTCGGAGGAAGGATGGAACGCTCAGTGGTTTGCTCAGGCCTATAAGAACCCGGCTAAGTATGCCCTGGAGTTGTCTCGACGGGGCCTTCAGCCACGGATGATGGTGGATTATTCTGGGGTTCTACTCAAGGAGTTGGCGAAACTCTCTCAGGATGGAACCTTTGCCAGTCGTCATGTCGATGGAGACCCCCTCGGGGATGTGGTTGGCCTATGGCGAGAGGCTCTCAATGACTATCCCGATGCGATTGAGTTTACGGGAACGGCCTACAGTCATTGCTATTTCCCCACCACCCCTGAACGGGATTGGCAGGCTCAGATTATGGGCTGGAAACAGGTCTTTGGAGATTTATTCGGTGAGGCGGCCCTCGAACGAGTGAGGGGGTTTTGGTTGCCGGAAATGGGGATGATGGGAGACCCGAAACGGGCGATCGCCCTGATCCGATGTCTCAAACGCTGTGGCTATGAATGGCTGATTCTGCCCGCCTCAGCCTTGTCTCGACCGGAAGGCTGGACAACGCCTCAGTTGGAAAATCAAGTCCATGAGTTACAGGTGCAGGCCGATGGGGAAACCGAACGTATCCTCTGTGTGGTTCGGGATACGGATATGGGCATCCGTCAGCAAAGTGGCCATAATGCCGATGGCTGTTTGAATGATATTCGCTATCGCTTGGGGGTGTTTGAGCGCGAACAGCTCTCTTCTCCTCCCTTAATTGTGCCTACCTCCGATGGGGAAAACGGCAATGTGATGATGTTTGAGTATTTCAAAAATACCTTTGTGCCGTTGGTGGAGATGATGCCTCAGTTGGCAGATGTGGAGATGCTGACAGTGAGCCAATATCTCGATCGCCATCTAGGCTCAACTCAAGCCACGCCGGTATCTCTGAACACAACGGGCGGCTCCTGGATTGGCGGCCATGAAAGTTGGAACGAGGGCGATCGCCGTCGAGCGATCGCCCTCAAAATCGAAGCCCTCAGTCGTCAGGTGGCTGAACAAGGCAGTCCCTCAGACCCCAGTTGGGATGAGGCCCGCCAGCTCCTCCTCGTCTGCGAAACCAGTTGTTTTGTCTACTGGAACGCAGAGTTTTGGTTTGACCAGGCCGATGCCTTTCTCGGTAAACTCGAGGGCTTACTCGCAACCCCGGTTTAACCTAAGGCTTCCAAGAAATCACGAACTCGGTTGCGTCGTTTCGGCTGACGCAACTTTTGTAGGGCCTTGGCTTCAATCTGACGCACCCGCTCGCGGGATAAATCCAGGGCCCGACCGATTTCTGCCAAAGAATAGGGGCTTTCTCCCCCAAGTCCATAGCGTAAACGGATGACGTCCCGTTCCCGACTGCTGAGGTCGGCGAGGAGTTGGTGCAGTTCCCGCTGTAAGGATTCACGCACTAACAACTCTTCTGGGGAGGCGTCATCCGTTTCTAGGAGATCACCGAGTTCGGTATCTTTTTCTTTACCCACCTTGGCATCGAGGGAGATGGAGCGAGGAACCCGTAACATGACTTCCCGAATTTGCTCGGGGGTCATATCCAGTTCGTTAGCGAT contains these protein-coding regions:
- the rpsD gene encoding 30S ribosomal protein S4, whose product is MSRYRGPRLRVVRRLGTLPGLTRKDPKRSYPPGQHGQGRRKRSEYAVRLEEKQKLRFNYGVTEKQLLRYVKKARRLPGSTGQVLLQLLEMRLDNTVFRLGMAPTIPAARQLVNHGHICVNGRRVNIASYNCRPGDIITVRNTEKSREMVKTNLDSPGLANIPSHLVLDKDKLEGQVNGVVEREWIALQINELLVIEYYSRQA
- a CDS encoding glycoside hydrolase; amino-acid sequence: MKATFVPWLHMHQPPIWWNHRPMGNLEKMLNGDPNSEEGWNAQWFAQAYKNPAKYALELSRRGLQPRMMVDYSGVLLKELAKLSQDGTFASRHVDGDPLGDVVGLWREALNDYPDAIEFTGTAYSHCYFPTTPERDWQAQIMGWKQVFGDLFGEAALERVRGFWLPEMGMMGDPKRAIALIRCLKRCGYEWLILPASALSRPEGWTTPQLENQVHELQVQADGETERILCVVRDTDMGIRQQSGHNADGCLNDIRYRLGVFEREQLSSPPLIVPTSDGENGNVMMFEYFKNTFVPLVEMMPQLADVEMLTVSQYLDRHLGSTQATPVSLNTTGGSWIGGHESWNEGDRRRAIALKIEALSRQVAEQGSPSDPSWDEARQLLLVCETSCFVYWNAEFWFDQADAFLGKLEGLLATPV